One region of Triticum aestivum cultivar Chinese Spring chromosome 6B, IWGSC CS RefSeq v2.1, whole genome shotgun sequence genomic DNA includes:
- the LOC123137597 gene encoding RNA polymerase II C-terminal domain phosphatase-like 1 yields the protein MIKSMVYYGNTSIGEVEVWPKGDTNLGAAAWAREIRVDRLSPPSERCLPLAVMHTVAVGARCLVMESRPPKAADEPPPPLVAMHAACLRDNKTAVVPLGEEELHLVAMTSGRNLTNHACFWGYKVPFGLYNSCLTMLNLRCLGIVFDLDETLIVANTTRTFEDRIDSLQRKLSNETDPQRMNGMLAEIKRYQDDRSILKQYIEGDQVYDDGKMYKVQPEIVPPLSDNHQSLTRPVIRLQEKNIILTRINPLIRDTSVLVRLRPAWEDLRSYLIARGRKRFEVYVCTMAERDYALEMWRLLDPDSRLINSVQLSDRMVCVKSGLKKSLLNVFHDRSCHPGMALVIDDRLKVWDEKDQSRVHVVPAFTPYYAPQAEANCSIPVLCVARNVACNVRGGFFKDFDEGLLPRITSVLYEDEIQDISSAPDVGNYLISEDENVAVVNGNRDSLAFDGMADAEGERRMKEASGSCSVLNPTMANMVMPVAPSQSFVPSSVAPFAPPLGMMPLSNNQVPPPVFSQPVVQPVVLDPLQASPGREEGEVPESELDPDTRRRLLILQHGQDTRDPTPPLPAVPPAQVSVPPVQSHGNWFPVEDGIGMNSNNLNRGSAGFPSESDTMHYDKKQPPQPSYFHGGDNNPVSSDRFSYQSQRFPSQVTHTEDHRMLQNHAPPRYRSFPGQRDNLIESGQSYARNVGTSVGILEEIALKSGSKVEYRSKLCDTAELQFSIEVWIVGEKVGEGIGSSRKEAQRQAAEISLRNLANKYLLSDPNKMTDVNEDGFGSNPNFFGYSENTRNDILPVASTSEESRFTKTGENNSRITGGSIAALKQLCTVEGYNLVFQARPSPLDGSGGKETYAQVEVGGQTLGKGVGITWEEAKLQAADEALGTLRSMLGQLAQKRSSSPRSLAPNYNKRFKPDFPRAVQRPPYGRYSRIEGHVP from the exons ATGATCAAGTCCATGGTTTATTACGGGAACACCTCCATCGGGGAGGTGGAGGTGTGGCCCAAGGGCGACACGAACCTGGGCGCGGCGGCGTGGGCGCGAGAGATCCGCGTGGACCGCCTTTCCCCGCCCAGCGAGCGCTGCCTGCCGCTCGCCGTCATGCACACCGTGGCGGTCGGGGCTCGCTGCCTCGTCATGGAGTCCAGGCCGCCCAAGGCCGCCGACGAGCCACCACCGCCACTCGTCGCCATGCACGCTGCTTGCCTCAGGGACAATAAG ACTGCAGTTGTTCCGTTAGGAGAGGAAGAATTGCATTTAGTGGCAATGACATCAGGGAGAAACTTGACAAACCATGCATGTTTCTGGGGCTATAAAGTGCCATTTGGTCTGTATAATTCTTGCTTGACCATGTTAAATCTCCGCTGCCTCGGTATTGTGTTTGACCTTGATGAGACATTGATTGTTGCCAATACCACACGCACTTTTGAGGACAGAATTGATTCACTTCAAAGAAAGCTGAGTAATGAGACTGATCCACAACGCATGAATGGTATGTTAGCAGAGATCAAGAGGTACCAAGATGATAGATCTATCCTAAAGCAGTATATAGAAGGTGATCAGGTCTATGATGATGGAAAAATGTATAAAGTGCAACCTGAGATTGTTCCACCATTGTCTGATAACCATCAATCATTGACACGCCCAGTTATAAGATTACAAGAGAAAAACATTATCTTGACCAGAATAAATCCTTTG ATAAGGGATACAAGTGTTCTTGTCCGGTTAAGACCAGCATGGGAGGATCTCCGAAGCTACTTGATTGCAAGAGGCCGCAAGCGGTTTGAGGTCTATGTGTGTACAATGGCGGAGAGAGACTATGCTTTAGAAATGTGGAGATTGCTTGATCCAGACTCAAGATTGATTAACTCTGTTCAACTTAGTGACAGAATGGTGTGTGTAAAATCTG GCTTAAAAAAGTCCTTGCTAAATGTTTTCCATGATAGATCTTGCCATCCTGGAATGGCATTAGTAATTGATGATCGTCTGAAAGTTTGGGATGAGAAAGACCAATCTAGAGTTCATGTGGTTCCTGCTTTCACCCCATACTATGCACCTCAAGCCGAG GCAAACTGTTCCATCCCAGTTCTATGTGTTGCCAGAAATGTCGCGTGCAATGTTAGGGGCGGCTTCTTCAA GGACTTTGATGAAGGCCTCTTGCCAAGGATTACGAGTGTTCTTTATGAGGATGAAATACAGGATATCTCATCAGCCCCAGATGTGGGCAATTATTTGATTTCAGAG GATGAGAATGTTGCAGTAGTGAATGGGAACAGAGATTCACTGGCTTTTGATGGCATGGCTGATGCTGAGGGTGAGAGGAGAATGAAG GAAGCATCTGGCAGCTGCAGTGTTTTGAATCCAACAATGGCTAACATGGTGATGCCAGTAGCCCCTAGTCAAAGTTTTGTTCCATCTTCAGTAGCGCCATTTGCACCACCTCTTGGCATGATGCCTTTGAGTAACAATCAAGTTCCGCCACCTGTATTCAGCCAACCAGTCGTTCAACCAGTTGTCTTAGATCCACTGCAAGCTTCTCCAGGTAGAGAAGAGGGCGAGGTTCCAGAGTCTGAGTTAGACCCTGACACAAGGAGAAGGCTTCTCATATTACAACATGGCCAAGACACAAGAGATCCTACACCACCTCTTCCAGCAGTACCTCCTGCACAAGTTTCAGTTCCTCCGGTGCAATCTCATGGGAATTGGTTCCCTGTCGAGGATGGCATTGGCATGAACTCAAATAATTTGAACAGGGGTTCAGCAGGGTTCCCTTCAGAATCAGATACCATGCATTATGATAAAAAACAACCACCACAGCCATCTTACTTCCATGGTGGCGATAATAATCCAGTGTCCTCCGATAGATTTAGTTATCAGAGCCAGAGGTTTCCCTCTCAG GTAACACATACTGAGGACCACCGCATGCTTCAGAACCATGCACCTCCAAGATACAGATCCTTTCCTG GTCAGAGAGACAACTTGATTGAGTCTGGACAAAGCTATGCACGAAATGTAGGTACCTCTGTTGGCATACTAGAGGAGATCGCACTGAAGTCTGGATCTAAG GTGGAGTACAGGTCAAAATTATGTGATACCGCAGAACTACAGTTCTCTATTGAG GTTTGGATAGTGGGAGAAAAAGTGGGTGAAGGCATTGGTAGCTCAAGGAAAGAAGCACAGCGTCAAGCTGCAGAAATATCTTTAAGAAATTTGGCCA ATAAATACCTGTTGTCTGATCCAAATAAGATGACTGATGTGAACGAAGATGGTTTCGGTAGCAATCCAAACTTTTTTGGATACTCTGAAAATACCAGGAACGATATATTGCCAGTCGCAAGCACTTCAGAGGAATCCCGATTCACAAAAACAGGGGAGAACAATTCCAGAATAACAGGAGGCTCTATTGCTGCTCTGAAGCAACTT TGCACAGTTGAGGGATATAACTTAGTTTTTCAAGCTCGGCCAAGTCCTCTAGATGGTTCAGGTGGCAAGGAGACTTACGCTCAG